TGCTTCCTCCGACGTGAACTCGTGGGCGGTGCCCTTCTCGTGGGCGGCCTTGCCGCCCTTGCTCGCGATTTCGCGCTGCTTCGCGTCGTCCATCCCAGCAAACCCGCGATGGCTAGCCTTTTCCGCCATGATTCTCGCCTCCTCGCAATGCCGGTGCCCCCGCCGGCGAACTTCCCTGCCACCT
The Pantanalinema sp. genome window above contains:
- a CDS encoding KGG domain-containing protein, yielding MAEKASHRGFAGMDDAKQREIASKGGKAAHEKGTAHEFTSEEARDAGRKGGEAVSKDRQHMAEIGKQGGQARGKQR